atactactaaggTAACAACAGGCTATAATAAGAgggtttttttggggggtggaGGGGGGAGTTGTTATAATAAGACTTTGTCGATTAGCtaacttaaccggattgatatagtatgaagaatccaagaaaattagaatattagaattatcaggatttTAGCAAGTAAAGTATATAAAAGATAAGTGactattatattgtaaatttcaCGTCGGATTTCTTATTTTGCTTCAGATTCAGACTGAAAATGAATAGCTGCCtcattaaatgtttaaaagaagaaaCACATCTTTTCTTTTAGcgattttcaattaaattgtgAATTGTTAatgttaataagtaaaaatgaaaaaaaacaatcatttaaaaataacaaacattttcAATTAGAATAGATACTTGAATTCTTTTTGAACACTACTTTAAAATGATCATTACATATACATTAGCAAAGTATTAgattatacttaatcaaataaaaattagaacttTAAAGGTGTATTGGTAAAtactgaatataataaattttgagatgCATGATTAGCATAAATTATTTGAGGAGCTGAAATATATTCGACATGGGACTGTTAATATGGGAACCCTGGGCCCTGGGATTCCTACTCCCCTGCCATATGAATATgttcaaattcatataaatatgcgtatctttgaaaacaataatatttgctCAAGCTTTGAAATTTCTAATTCCAAGTATCGTTTACCATCTCGAAgatgaaatataatatcattttgaaaagtttatgaATTTCTCATTCAATTGATGTTCTCATAAATCAAGCTACGAAtatgaaaaatcattctttaagtttgtcattataaattcataatatgtaaatgatttgacaaatttgaaatcCAGGGCGAAAcgtatgtattaaaatatggagtcattcaaaatatacagctctaggtaattttgccttaaacaatttcgccttaaagccatttttcctcaaggatattacgcttatatatatacataaatgagatttatacgtcctttttgttatttttgcttaaaattgatgtttttttttgcaatttttaataaaaatacgtaATGTATGTTTCTATAAAACGTATTAAATGGTAGTTTTCTGAgagaaaaatgatggaatcatgccccaaaatttcaatccaTACACTAACAAAATCTcacaatatattgaatttaaaccagagacaaaataggtaataaatttattaattagtttaataagaaaaacaaaaataaataaacacggcAACGATTCGAAGCgaagaattgctaatcacttctccgttagttattatcattagacatgatggattattcatactagaaaagactcatggaatgacaaacaagcataatatgaggctAGAtgataattccatcattattccaacagaaataaacatttaatgcattttaatggtaataaatattgcatctttttgatttcaaccaaaaataaacaataacggcatacaaacttcatttatttatatgttaaggcaaagtattttaaagcaaaattatcATGCTCAGAATATTACTTTCTGCAAAGGTCTGAAATATGTTAGTCTTGgtaatctaaaatttatttaaagaaaagagcTTATTTTATCCCTTGCCACCCCTTGTCTCaaaccatattaatttttattgattttcatttttataatcagGAGTGGAAAAAAGTCCATATACTGCAAGTCCATGCTGGGTCACAAGTCTTTACTCATAAGTCTTAGTTAAGGCCAAgttcttgaatatatttatcaagtcctcatattttttttgagctcatttccaatctattattataatatagagCATGGGATCTAATCCTTTTGCAACTGAAGGCACACTTatgattgtcaaaatatttcCGAGGTACACCTTCCCAAATATATGCGTTCAAAAAACCAAACatgctaattcaataataattaaatgggCTGTAGATATGTCCTGTGTCACTCTCAGCTGTAATGaccaaaatacatattatgctTATCCTCAGTGAGACACGTGGAATTGCCTTTTGGAAATAATGAGATCAAGCCGGTGGGATGGATGAGAGATTGGCATGCAGAGCAGAATCCAAAGTTGCTTTCAGTTTATTCCTTGCCTCTGATTTTGTGACAGTCATAATGGAAAAACCTGACTCACATAAATATGTGGTGGTGAAAGgcaacaaaaaatttgatttcccgtTTAGACAGAGAAGGACATTGAGTATCCAAGCAcactttgtcttttttttgttccgcagaataattttatttttgaagccctcaattttgttttaactgttcactttgataaataataatatataatctagTGCCTCTGCAGGACACTAGATCATACTCTACTGTACAGCAGTGTGCCTTGGCATACTGGTTGATAATCTCTGATATAGGTTCCATTGTGTTAAAGCTTTTCATGAGTTCAGTATAAAATGTGTTTCGAGTTCAATTCAAGTCTCAAATCTTTGATTGTGATATCAAGTCGAGTTGCAGGTATCAAAACGTGGGCTCAAGTCCAAGTCTCCACTTCTGTTTATTactgaaatattcattaattttaaaaactggtTATCTAAAACCCTCACTCTTGTTTGGTGCATACTTTGTGGATTTGACGATACTATTCTTCAAAAGACACAaagttatgtaattttaaatttatgctgTTTTTCCATGGCATTTGTTAATGAACTCTGAATGTACAAAGATATATTGGTAAATTTTTAACCATAGTAGTTGTTAAGTGATCTTTATGACcttcaatgtaaatatatacaggtCAGATGTTTATGACCAGTTTGAAACGTGTTTTGGATTGCCATTTCATTAATGtgtagggatttttttaatgcccTCTTGTCCttcaacttaattttaaatttattgtaccTACTCCTTGGAATTtagctaattaaaaaaaaacacacaatctttttatatagaatgtgcaaatttgtttattatgttttatataatactgaatgaatatatatacatagatagatGATATTGGCATGAGTCGAATTCATTTAACAGAATTCATCATAATGTAGAattcttcataattaatttgtcCATCATTATCCAAGTCTGAGTCATCAATAATGCTctcaatttcttcatcagacAATTTTTCTCCCATGTTCATCATGACTATCTTTAGCTCTCTTCTTGTAATATATCCATTGCCATCCtgaaataagttaattatatgaataagtGGACTCATAGTATAGACAATGAATAGTCATTTTTAGGGTAtaaactagtgttgagactcggttcgacaccaactttttttttgcatttggtcttaagtgattttttcttaagcgatttggaccaatttttcggtccagacagCGTAACAGACCgtgactgattttttttgtctcaatttttttttttgtctcaatttatggaccgatttttttcggtctaatatatattgagagactatttttttgtagatctaAAGTatacgataagttctagaacaaatactgaatacatataagagacgatTGTATCAAAAGTAATCCAAGCtatatttgtttaaacttcgtataacgttaTTGTGCTCgtaaaaaacatatgatgtcatgttataagcaatttatctgtaaagtcggtctagaccgattttttttgggaccgaagtagagcgaatttttcctttggaccgaatAGGGAAAAcactcaataggattttaaaagataataagaactgaaaacattatgaaatgtaaaaaatacaagCTCAAAGCACAGTTTAGATCACAAGAAAATGCTACCACGGAGTAATTTGACTTTTCAATCCTCTTTTCTACTCTAAGTCACTGGCAACGGAACCATATCCacactttttgtaaaatttatattgtttaagttataataaagaatttaaaatgtccagaaatttattttttcgaatattttttgttcttaaaaaaaggttatttgttcaaatttaatctcttacaaaaaaatatttgaataaaagtttttgtcttttctaaaaatttaaataaaacataccaatatgtcaaaaaaaaactcaatgtcCCTCTCCCCAAAAGATCTGCAAACGCCTTTAATGACGCCATCGTATATAATTTGGCCCTGCCACTTGCAAAATACATTCCGCTCGAAATCTAACAAGAAACTATACAtaaactctgcaacaaatcttcagtttTACTCATTACCGTTCCCCCAttagtgattaatttatacttatagttatctcttcaagaataaaatactattgatAACAGTTTGACAGACATAAAACATCTTTTCAGTTTGCATCTACAAAGAGGCTTCCTCctcaattatcatatttttgtcaTGTCTGTCTATCATAATACTGTTAAGCAAAAATTTattgctaatttaaaaaaaaaaaagtaaaataattttatattgatgtgAGATACGCTAATGTCTTTAGCAATGATCAGGGGTTCTCATTACGATTACGGATCTGTTTGTATTAAATGTAGGAATATTTTAgaggtattttattttttgttgatgttatCATGATAGTTGATAATAATTGAGTATCTACCCAATATCAAAACGTACACTATCAAACACTTTGAAAGCTTCTCGAATCTCATCCTCGGCATTTAATTCAACGTATTTCTTTGACATCATGTTTAAAAATGTAGGAAAATGCAAGAATCCCGAGGCATCACTGTCCACATCATTGATTAAATccttgagaaataaaatatttttcatagagTAGATGTTAATATACGTCATTATTTCACATTTCACCTGAATTTCCGACTCTGAAGGATTCTCACCACATTGTCGTAAGAGCCTTCCCAGCATTTTTGTGGTAATTATTCCATCATTATCAGTGTCCACATATTGAAATGCATCTTGATATAGGATAATTAGATCAGAGGGGAGCCAATCCGCCATCTTATGTTATCTACAAGTACCacctatgaaaataaaaataattattctaattttgggtaattcattttatgatttttttcattcacaaGTACCATGAATTATTATAGAactagtgtttttttaattggggGGGGTCTtgctttttggaaaataaattaaaaaatttaattataaatataaaaatttttggaaaaatatttcaaaaaatctataactattcacagaaaatttaatttcttgtaaatatatttgcaaaacgtagacttttgcaaaaaaaaaaatcaaaaatccccaactgttcaaaaaaaaaaaaaaattcaaaaatctataaattttctcagaaaataataatttttggaaaaaaatttcaggacttctcatttttttgcaagaaaaaaatattttttttgtaaaaaaatcaaatttaaatatcaaatttttttcaaaaattaaattttctagttaaaagcaaaaattccgtAATTTCTTTGGAgaggcaattttttttctcataacttagaaaagtaataaataagaatcgggaTTGCAAATTAAACCTTATTTTCCAAATGcctattccagaaaaaacacccgattctccgattccatTAATCGCCCCATTAtcacaaatttatacaaaaacattctttcaaaatattcaaagattttcaaaaatcttcccTCCCCCCAGACGAGAAAAATCTTAGTCACGGCCCTGATGACTGCATCTAATTTTTACAGCTTAGTGGTTCTTTCACAATGTTTTGAATTAAGATGGAACTCTTTCAATATCATGACTCAGCAAGGTAACCCCTTCTACTGTAGAATGGATTCAACAACACATCTGTAAATAATACGTATATcaaggattaaaaaataaaaagattataacatattatattatttaaaaaagtctctatttcttttttcatatcaactcattatgtttttttcttattttcccttccagtcaaaaaaaaagaaagatatataaatattatttgcattcaaaaacgtttaaaaatccttgataatagtaaaaaataaagtatacattATAGTATCCTAATGTCCAGTCGTGCTTAACTTCACATTTCttgataaagtaaaaataagaagaacataaaaatacatgCTAAATACGAGTGAATAATTATGTAAGATGATTATTTTGCAacattaatagttaattaataaaggttgaaaatatttatataagtctTTGTTCTCGTTCTGAGTTGTTAAATTCcctttaagttatttaaatcaTAGTGGTGGCTTGAATTAACATTCACAAGAGGGAGAGGAAAGGCTACAGGGCATCCGCAGGGTGTGGGATGGTGGTCCTCTaatcccaaatatatatatatatattgtacaatttttttacccaaaaatttaatttcttaaattgaaaaaaaaaaccaaaaaaaaacgtCGTGAACTGTgtggatttttgttatttttttcattaaaatgtaattttttttgtgaatggctcttggtttttgaaaaaaaaaaaaatcaaaaaaatttggcttttataatttttttttagaaaaatttaaatttaattttttaaatttaaaaaatttaaattaatttctttatgagcagctaagaattttaaatattttttgagaagctatgactttttgaattttttttccaaaaaatgtaacattaaaaatttaagaatttgacaatattaacaatttaagaattttaacttaagtttaaaacctttctttgatatataatacttatattggccctcgtatggcctttcaaattaaatatttatttctcattaCTGATATGGAAAATCAACTTTGAATACTACAAGTGGGATTTGCAGGCCCTCCAAAGGTTTAATgagaaaaatttgttaatagaaattgacgataatttgtcctagaatacaaaattaatccacactctatttttagaaaaattattctaggttgcttttgtgttgatttgCAATAGATAATGTTTTTAACATATACTTAGGGCCAGACATTTAtgagagcgcgaggagaaggcgggagcgaaaCATGCAGTACAACTGAATTAAGATACATGTTGTCATCAGTTGTTTGTTATGCTTTTTGGGGGAATGAATTCCTGCTTAAGAAAGGATAGCTCTCAACATTTATAGCAGTATTAGTgtaaggaaaattgtaaaattatatttaaacatacaaaagtgttcaaaaagtaagtgTAGATTTCAAATTTTGCGGGCAACgcatatttgctattttttttttatgttaggacactcgccacgaacatatatttactatttcagcagctatgtaatatgtttagtttatttgtgagaggcataacggttAGAAATTTTTTACCTGTTTGGACACTtcttgctattgaaaaacatgaatCAAAgaatttacatcaaattttgtgttaaaaaggaaattaagtgctccaaaagacttgaaatgttgacaatggcatATATTGAAACCGttctgaattaaaaaatatgtttacaagTGTTACAAAATCTTCAAAGATGGCCGAGAAGACTCCAATGACAAGCCTTTCTCTGGACgcccaagcacgtcaacaacagatgaaaacgttgaagcagggaagaaaattatttttgaaagccGTCAAATCCCTATCAGAAAAGTTGCTGAGAGTATTTATATATCGGTGGCCTGGTGCcgtagttttttgtttttttgccaagTGACCAGTGTCAGCGAAGTTAGCTCCGAAACTacttaattttgaccaaaagaatcaagacaaaaaaaaaaaaaaaaaaaaaaaaaaacgctatgtttcatcaaattttaaatttttgctcaCTGTTTTTTTCGACTTCCGTTCCGTAGTGCATCAGGAGTTTGACCTCATAGTCTTTTTCTTATTCCCAAAACTAATGAACCTAATGAAAGGACGGATatttgaggagataaagactgcatcaCTGGAAGGGCTCAAGGATATACCGAAAATtgcttcgaggattggaaaaagaattggcacaagtgtattgtatctgaggaaAATTACTTTGAAGAGGACgacataattattgataaataaatgaatattttccctaaaaatacaaagtcaccttactttttgaaaacacttcgtttatgatatttttttatcggtgtgtttaaaaaaaatacaccaaaattAGGTGAGAATTTGTCATTCAGAGTGTTATGTCATACACGACGATCTATAaaagaatgaagtaaaaatagcACAATTACCATCAAAACTGTTATATTTCTAAACGTTTCCCTTGGCCTTCAAGCAAATATCGTTGAGggcaattcatatttatttataagcgCGTGGttaggatttttgtttgggtAGCAAGGCACTTTCGCCCGAATTTGAAGACGTAATAAAACAGAATTTTCCTTCGTGCTCTGTTATATAAGCGGCAATTGTCGTACTCATAAATTTTGGGGAATATGTCATCGGGAAGACAATTTCTTTAGAGCACAATGGCGCTGCAAGTACTAGTTtctatatcaatttaatataatactgTTTGTGATGTATCAGTAAGTCCGTACCACAAGAAGGTtggagttataaaaaatttgaactttcggtgtgtaaaaaatataagcaaatacTAACacggtaactctgacaatttgaagaatgtttgggagtagAGCAGATTAGCTTGTTAGATTCGCTGTAAGCAGCTATAAGAGGGCGGGGAAGGAAATAGAAACAGATCTCAATCCGTATCTagcacggtgttacctcacCAAAAATATACAACGCATTTTGATaacagctgtcaatttttctgcttcttctcTCTTATTCAAGGGTATGAACATTAATTTGTTGAACTAGGCTAAGCTGCTTCTAAACTGcgaataattctaataataattcaaaagttgaGAAGAATGACCTAAGGATCAATAGCttttggccttttttctatttttttttaatcagaaaagtTGGCACGATACAATAAAGGTGACGCTGTTCTTGAAGTAAGAACATAGACAGGAATTATTTCgatgtcgatactcaattctacacTGAGAACTTTTGGATTTACATGGTTCTTTTAAgcactctgaaaaaaaaaaaagaaaaacctacAAAACcccttaatttcaaaaattactttttcatccatgaatacttattttttaaatctattttcacagtaataagaaaaaactcgCGAATGTCATGATGATTAaagactttttataattaaagcaatagttatataacattttatgtttCTAAGGTACATTTTTAaggacaaataaaatatcaaggTCAGAAAAGATCaacttcttgtatatttttattctagtaTGCGTACTAGtgtgtccaatttttaggggtacttcttcatttttttttcttctagagTACTTAAAAATCCTTTTGCGTCCGAAAAGTtgggttaaaatttaattcgctcattttcatgaattaagaTCCCCTCCCCCctaatctgagtccaactaGGAATAACACATATAACTCCGCAATAAATCCTCAATGTAACCTTTTCGTCTTTCACAcacaagtgattactttatacttttattttatcttcaaaagtaatgataacaactttggGATTAAAAAACCCTTTCCAAGTTGCAACTACAAAGATCTGACATTCTTTTAAcaccatatttttatgattccAACTATGGTACTGATACCCCGAATGAAACTTATTCggactttatatatttatgtgaataaaGAATCAAATTGATCATGTGGCAATCGATTTTTCGCTCAAGACATTGATCCCTTATCCCCCAGCCCTCCATTTGAAAAAGCACAATCGCTGTTGAAGAGTCCCACAAatagtgtattttttaataacttcggAACGATTTcaatgttcattatttattcattctaatGACATACATTTACATACTTTAagcaacaaacaaaaacaaaaaatacatcatcgtcagaaaaatgtctttaatatttgcaatgacaaaaatattagaaaaatcatttacatTTAACCTCATGACCTTTGAGTGAACTTCAAATAGAAAGgaaaactttcttcaaaaaatttaaataatcaactaACAGCTATTCTTTATCCCAATTTTGTCTGATCCTTGACTTATATCTTATTCCACTGGAATTTTCAaggattgaatataaatttttaaatgttacttgTTTAGATATA
The sequence above is drawn from the Lepeophtheirus salmonis chromosome 5, UVic_Lsal_1.4, whole genome shotgun sequence genome and encodes:
- the LOC121118788 gene encoding neo-calmodulin → MADWLPSDLIILYQDAFQYVDTDNDGIITTKMLGRLLRQCGENPSESEIQDLINDVDSDASGFLHFPTFLNMMSKKYVELNAEDEIREAFKVFDSDGNGYITRRELKIVMMNMGEKLSDEEIESIIDDSDLDNDGQINYEEFYIMMNSVK